In Candidatus Rokuibacteriota bacterium, the genomic stretch TTCGCCAGGACGTGCTGAGCCTCCTGGACAAGCTCATCCCGGAGGGCGTCTGGGAGCACGACAAGGTGGACGACAACGGGGCGGCCCATCTCCGGGCCACCTTGCTCGGGCCGTCCCAGGCCATTCCCGTGAAGGACGGAAAGCTCCTGCTCGGCACCTGGCAGGGGATCACGCTGGTCGAGCTGGACGGGCCGCGGAAGCGCGAGATCGTCGTGGATGTGCGGGCGTAGCCCGACGGGTCCTGCTGGCCCAGCGGGTGACGCGGCGCCCCTCCCCACGCCTTCGGCGTCGGGGCCCCGCCCCACCGGCAGGGCCGGGGGGTCCCCCACACCGGGCGGGGGGTGGACCTGACGGTGGGGCTGCTCGCCGCGGCAGGACCCGCTGGGCTTGTCTGAACGGAAGTTCCAGTGGCCGAGCTTCCTGAGCTCGAGGTCTACGCCGAGGCGCTTCGCCCGCTGCTGACGGGCTGGAGTGTCAGCGCTGTCGAGGTGCACCACCGCCGGGTGCTCAGGCGCGAGGCTCCGGAGCGCTTCGCCGCAAAGCTGGCCGGCCAGCAGATCAAGGACGTCGTGCGCCGGGGGAAGACCCTCGCCATCCTCCTCGGCGGGGGAGACCGGCTCGACGTTCACCTGATGCTCGGAGGCGAGATCTACTACTTCGCGTCCGGGACGCGGGGGAGGGTGCCTCAGCCGACCCTCACCCTCAGCTTCGACAGCGGCGCCGCCCTCGTCTTCTCGGACGCGCACTTCGACCCGATGCGCCCTTCCGATCCCAAGATGTGGGTCGGGGTGAACAAGAAGGAGCGGATCGGCCTCGACCCCCTGGATCCCGCGTTCACGCTCGAAGCGCTCGCGGCGCTGTGCACGCGGAACAAGATCGTGCCGGTGAAGGCCCTCCTCTGCGACCAGCGATGGATCGGAGGGCTCGGCAACGCCTACGCCGACGAGATCCTCTGGGAAGCGCGGATCCGACCCCGGCGCGCCGCATCGCTCATGAGCACCGAGGAGGTCACGCGGCTCCACGGGGCGATCGGCACCGTCCTGGCGGCGGCGATCGGGCACCTGCGCGGGCTCACGAAGGACGGGCTGGCGGGAGAGCCCCGGCGTGAGTTCTTCAAGGTGCACCGCCGCGGCGGGAAGCCCTGTCCCCGCTGCGGCGGGAAGGTCGCGGCGGAGGAGTTCAGGGAGCGGCCGACCAACTGGTGCCCTGCCTGCCAGCGATGATAGACTGCAGAGCAGACCTCCGGGGGGCACGCACGAGCCGGATGGTCAGAAGCTGGTCCCACAGACAGCATCAGTACAACCTGCAGGGAACCGACAAGTTTACGCTTACAGATATAGGCGCTGTCATGGATGCAAGCAGGGCGGGTGTTTCCACAGGAACGGCGATTGCGGATTCTACAGCCCATGTGACATCAGATTTGCTCGGGTCGGGCCGCTGGCCCCCCACGTTCCGCGCGGCCGGACTCCTCCCCCCGCGCTTGACACGCCGCCAGGGTTCAGTAGGATAAAGTAGTACCATTTAACATACGAGGTATCTGCCGATGCGCAGCCGGGCCACCATGACCATCTCACTGCCGCCGGAGATGATCCGGGAAGTCGAGCGGGTCCGCAAAAGCGAGCACCGCACGCGCTCGGAGCTCATCCGCGAGGCGCTCCGCGTCTACTTCAACCGCGTGCGCGCGCTCCCCGTCTACACCCCGACGCGCCGGGAGCTCCGTGAAATCGCGAAAGGTCGAGCTGAAATGGCGAGCGGAGAGTACCTGACCCTCGATGAGCTCTTCCGAGACCTGGGTCGTCGTCGCTCGAAAGCGCGCGCGCAAGGTCATCGCCCGCGCTCCTAGGCACGAGCAGGAGCGGCTCCGCGAAGTGCTCAAGGCGATGGAGGTCGACCCGTTTGCGGGCGACGTGGAGCGCCTGAAGCACCAGCCCACCGCCTTTCGCCGTCGGTTCGGCGACTGGCGGATTTTCTTTGACGCTGACCCTGCCCGGCGGCTCGTCGAGGTCCGCTACATCGAGCGGCGCACCAGCACGACCTACCGCCAGCGCTGAGCCAAGCGCCGGGGTTTTCGTCTACCGCTAAAAAGTACGTCGACGCGGACATACGCGAAGAGCGTCGGTGGTCGCCGACCCGCTGTGGCGGCACCGGCGCGCACCCAGTCGGCCGAGAGCCGCGCATGCTCGGGAGTCAGCCAATTGAAGAGCATGCGGTCGGCGATCTCGCCCGCTAGGCAGCACATCTGGGGACCG encodes the following:
- a CDS encoding LLM class flavin-dependent oxidoreductase: MAARRSQLRARLVAAALGPQMCCLAGEIADRMLFNWLTPEHARLSADWVRAGAATAGRRPPTLFAYVRVDVLFSGRRKPRRLAQRWR
- a CDS encoding ribbon-helix-helix protein, CopG family: MRSRATMTISLPPEMIREVERVRKSEHRTRSELIREALRVYFNRVRALPVYTPTRRELREIAKGRAEMASGEYLTLDELFRDLGRRRSKARAQGHRPRS
- a CDS encoding YjbQ family protein, with the protein product MQQTITLSTSTRLELVDITRQVASVVAASKVKEGLCTVFARHATAALIINENADPGFRQDVLSLLDKLIPEGVWEHDKVDDNGAAHLRATLLGPSQAIPVKDGKLLLGTWQGITLVELDGPRKREIVVDVRA
- a CDS encoding Fpg/Nei family DNA glycosylase, with the protein product MAELPELEVYAEALRPLLTGWSVSAVEVHHRRVLRREAPERFAAKLAGQQIKDVVRRGKTLAILLGGGDRLDVHLMLGGEIYYFASGTRGRVPQPTLTLSFDSGAALVFSDAHFDPMRPSDPKMWVGVNKKERIGLDPLDPAFTLEALAALCTRNKIVPVKALLCDQRWIGGLGNAYADEILWEARIRPRRAASLMSTEEVTRLHGAIGTVLAAAIGHLRGLTKDGLAGEPRREFFKVHRRGGKPCPRCGGKVAAEEFRERPTNWCPACQR